The Caldisericota bacterium genome contains a region encoding:
- a CDS encoding DUF169 domain-containing protein: MNWVKVKFLDTQRKTNLSKKGRFCEFVHQAMVDNREIIINKGNINCEGARIAFGWQKNLSDFEQKFSSNNKVNINLIDGVLKKIQVSNTKNIKSIILNGEEADILVSFALPKDVMEISRLYFVHTGEILKTELRPFLSICLQTVVAWETDYPTVSCGCKDSRLYASIKNEELIVAFPYSMYKKILKGNIV, translated from the coding sequence ATGAATTGGGTAAAAGTAAAATTCTTAGATACGCAAAGAAAAACAAACTTGTCCAAAAAAGGTAGGTTTTGTGAATTTGTTCATCAAGCAATGGTTGATAACAGAGAGATTATTATTAACAAAGGAAATATAAATTGTGAAGGAGCACGAATTGCTTTTGGTTGGCAAAAGAATCTTTCTGATTTTGAACAGAAATTTTCATCCAACAACAAGGTTAATATAAATCTTATTGATGGGGTTCTAAAGAAGATTCAAGTCTCAAATACAAAAAACATAAAGTCCATTATCTTAAATGGAGAAGAAGCAGATATATTGGTCAGCTTTGCTTTACCAAAAGATGTAATGGAAATATCAAGGTTATACTTTGTGCATACGGGAGAAATATTAAAAACAGAGTTAAGGCCTTTTTTATCAATTTGCTTGCAAACAGTTGTTGCCTGGGAAACTGATTATCCCACCGTTTCTTGTGGTTGTAAGGATTCACGTTTATATGCCAGTATAAAAAATGAAGAATTAATTGTTGCCTTTCCTTATTCTATGTACAAAAAAATATTAAAAGGGAACATTGTATAA
- the ssnA gene encoding putative aminohydrolase SsnA has protein sequence MKIIGNGLILTLDDNDKFITNGAILIDNEVIKEIGETEELRQKYPEAEFLNVEHRLIMPGFLNTHMHLYSTFARGMGLEGAPPKNFKEILEKLWWKLDKALATKEELYYSALVPLIEGIKVGTTGILDHHASFGLVDGSLDILEKAAIDTGVRSALCYETSDRCGKELRDASINENVRYIQKKKTDTFSTLTAATFGMHASLTLSDETLEKSKAAAENLDTGFHIHVAEGIEDVENSLQKSGKRVVERLNDFGILGDKTLAIHCVHIDKHEMDILKNTNTMIVHNPESNMNNAVGVAPLLKFFEKEILVGLGTDGYTPSMFESAKVAYVLPKLHNKDPRIGGNEIQQMLFKNNRKIFAKFFARPVGIIKEGASADVIVLDYFPPTPFNGSNAFYHLIFGMRDNMVNTTIINGKVLMQDHKLTEIDEEEVMTKSREIAKKFWEKIQNA, from the coding sequence ATGAAAATCATAGGGAATGGTTTAATACTAACATTAGACGACAATGACAAATTTATCACAAACGGCGCAATCCTCATAGATAATGAAGTAATTAAAGAAATCGGAGAAACAGAAGAGCTGCGACAAAAATATCCTGAGGCAGAATTTCTGAACGTAGAGCATCGTCTTATTATGCCGGGCTTTCTTAATACGCATATGCACTTGTACAGCACTTTTGCAAGAGGTATGGGGTTAGAAGGTGCGCCACCTAAAAACTTCAAAGAAATCCTTGAAAAATTATGGTGGAAACTGGACAAAGCTCTGGCAACAAAAGAAGAACTTTATTACAGCGCTCTTGTTCCTCTCATCGAAGGAATAAAGGTTGGGACCACAGGAATTCTAGACCATCACGCCTCTTTTGGATTAGTGGACGGAAGTCTTGATATATTAGAAAAAGCAGCAATTGATACTGGAGTTCGTTCTGCTCTCTGTTATGAAACATCTGATAGGTGCGGAAAAGAATTGAGAGATGCATCCATCAATGAAAATGTACGTTATATCCAAAAAAAGAAAACAGATACATTCAGTACACTCACTGCAGCAACATTTGGTATGCACGCATCGTTAACGCTTTCCGATGAAACGCTGGAAAAAAGCAAAGCAGCAGCTGAAAACCTTGATACGGGCTTCCACATACATGTCGCAGAAGGGATAGAAGATGTAGAAAATTCATTACAAAAAAGCGGGAAAAGAGTCGTGGAGCGGCTGAATGATTTTGGTATACTAGGCGATAAAACCCTTGCAATCCACTGCGTGCATATTGATAAGCATGAAATGGACATACTAAAAAATACAAATACAATGATCGTACATAATCCCGAGTCTAATATGAATAATGCCGTAGGTGTCGCACCGTTATTAAAATTCTTCGAAAAAGAAATACTCGTAGGGCTCGGAACAGATGGCTATACCCCGTCAATGTTTGAATCGGCAAAGGTCGCTTATGTTTTACCAAAACTGCACAACAAAGATCCTCGTATCGGCGGAAATGAAATTCAGCAAATGCTATTTAAAAATAACAGAAAAATCTTTGCAAAATTCTTTGCAAGGCCTGTCGGAATAATTAAAGAAGGAGCCTCTGCCGATGTTATTGTCCTGGATTATTTTCCTCCCACGCCGTTCAATGGTTCAAATGCTTTTTACCATCTCATTTTTGGCATGAGAGACAACATGGTAAATACGACAATAATCAACGGGAAAGTACTTATGCAAGATCACAAACTTACAGAAATAGATGAAGAAGAAGTAATGACAAAATCAAGAGAAATTGCAAAAAAATTCTGGGAAAAAATACAGAATGCCTGA
- the ade gene encoding adenine deaminase: MPDLTQEDLAEIIDVARGAKEGDLLLKNGKIVNVFNVSIETGNILIHKGIIVGIGSYEKAKEIINVNKSYISPSFTDAHLHIESTMSIPPEFARAVIPLGTTTAIADPHEIANVAGIPGIQFMINSAKNLPMDIYFMLSSCVPATPLESSGAHLYAEDLAIFKDNPKVLGLAEMMNYPGLLAKDPEVLAKIAISRDRIIDGHSPGLSGKDLNAYLASGVMTDHECTTPEEAKEKLSKGMWIMMREGSLTRDVQRLIPILNEHTKHRILLCTDDKHPEDLVHEGHVNFAISLLLKNKIPLPLAIRLATLNPASFFGFKRNGGIAPGYSADIVVFKDILKIEKVFKNGKLVASDGKPLFEFKGQLHDDAVKNTINIKPVTFNDLKVPKRNGKIRVIGIHPDTVITSELHCTPSVKNGLVVSDIKKDIIKIAVIERHKATGNVGVGFINGLGLKSGAFATSVSHDSHNIIVTGTNDKDMLLAIAQIEAMGGGIAIIKNGKVLGSLALPYGGLMTNRSINETSEILIKLHEIVKKENGTAVPDPFMTLAFMSLAVIPKLKITDKGLVDVDKFAFVPLFVRT; encoded by the coding sequence ATGCCTGATCTTACGCAAGAAGATTTAGCAGAAATTATTGATGTCGCAAGAGGAGCAAAGGAAGGAGATCTTCTTCTTAAAAACGGAAAGATTGTTAATGTATTCAATGTGTCTATCGAAACGGGAAATATTCTCATTCACAAAGGAATTATTGTTGGCATCGGCTCATATGAAAAAGCAAAAGAAATAATAAATGTAAATAAATCTTATATTTCACCGTCTTTTACAGATGCACACCTCCATATAGAAAGCACCATGTCAATTCCCCCTGAATTTGCACGAGCTGTAATCCCTTTAGGAACAACAACAGCCATTGCAGACCCTCATGAAATAGCAAATGTAGCGGGAATTCCTGGCATACAATTCATGATCAACTCTGCTAAAAACCTGCCGATGGATATTTACTTTATGTTATCAAGTTGTGTGCCTGCAACGCCTCTTGAATCATCCGGAGCACATCTCTACGCAGAAGACCTTGCAATATTTAAAGACAATCCAAAAGTTTTGGGACTCGCAGAAATGATGAATTATCCAGGCCTTCTTGCAAAAGATCCTGAGGTATTGGCAAAAATTGCAATATCACGAGATAGGATTATTGATGGCCACTCGCCAGGACTTTCGGGAAAAGATTTAAATGCTTACCTTGCTTCCGGTGTGATGACAGATCATGAATGCACAACACCAGAGGAAGCAAAAGAAAAGTTATCAAAGGGAATGTGGATTATGATGCGAGAAGGTTCTCTCACAAGAGATGTACAAAGACTTATCCCCATATTAAACGAGCACACAAAGCATAGAATTCTTCTCTGCACCGATGATAAACACCCAGAAGACCTTGTACATGAAGGCCATGTTAATTTTGCAATTTCTTTACTGCTTAAAAACAAAATTCCACTTCCGCTCGCTATAAGGCTTGCTACACTGAACCCTGCATCTTTTTTCGGGTTCAAAAGAAACGGAGGCATTGCTCCGGGTTACAGTGCAGATATTGTTGTCTTTAAAGATATCTTGAAAATAGAAAAAGTATTTAAAAATGGCAAGCTGGTCGCATCTGATGGCAAACCCCTATTTGAATTTAAGGGACAGCTGCACGACGACGCTGTTAAAAATACAATCAATATTAAACCAGTCACCTTTAACGATTTAAAGGTACCTAAAAGAAACGGCAAAATCAGAGTGATTGGCATTCACCCCGATACGGTTATTACCAGCGAATTACACTGCACGCCAAGCGTTAAAAATGGGCTTGTAGTATCGGATATCAAAAAAGACATAATCAAAATTGCAGTCATTGAAAGACATAAGGCAACAGGAAATGTAGGAGTAGGGTTTATAAATGGATTGGGATTAAAAAGTGGTGCTTTTGCCACATCGGTTTCACATGATTCGCACAATATTATTGTTACCGGGACAAATGATAAGGACATGCTTCTTGCTATAGCACAAATTGAAGCAATGGGAGGAGGGATTGCTATTATAAAAAATGGTAAAGTTCTTGGTTCCCTTGCACTTCCGTATGGCGGTCTTATGACGAATAGATCAATTAACGAAACTTCAGAAATATTAATAAAACTCCATGAAATTGTAAAAAAAGAAAACGGTACTGCAGTGCCAGATCCATTTATGACACTTGCCTTTATGTCTCTTGCCGTTATTCCAAAATTAAAGATAACTGATAAAGGTCTTGTTGATGTAGATAAATTCGCTTTTGTCCCTCTTTTTGTAAGGACATAG